A window of Pusillimonas sp. T7-7 contains these coding sequences:
- a CDS encoding DUF2063 domain-containing protein, which translates to MPSLSARIENFSTALLDPARAAPDGLIGPDGEPSIRRFSVYRNNVVVGLTEALRASFPCVARLVGDEFFAAMARVFVAMNPPASPMLLHYGAEFPDFIASFSPAASLPYLADVARIEHAATEAYHARDEIPLTPAALAAVPHDQAPFLRLRPHPSLRLVRSPFPAFSIWQMNTAGATPAPVDLSESQDTMILRADAEVDVRHVSPASYAFVAALGTGLTLSRAMEHALTVNASFDLSENLRVLIQIGAFVGFELEAGENDHE; encoded by the coding sequence ATGCCATCGCTATCAGCTAGGATAGAGAATTTTAGTACGGCACTACTAGATCCTGCCCGTGCAGCGCCCGATGGTCTAATTGGCCCCGACGGAGAGCCGAGTATCAGGCGCTTTTCCGTTTACAGGAACAATGTCGTAGTGGGACTAACCGAGGCGTTACGGGCCAGCTTTCCCTGTGTTGCAAGACTCGTGGGTGATGAGTTCTTTGCCGCGATGGCGCGCGTCTTTGTAGCCATGAACCCGCCTGCTTCACCGATGCTGCTGCACTATGGAGCCGAATTTCCGGATTTTATTGCATCATTCAGTCCCGCTGCATCCTTGCCATATCTCGCGGACGTGGCGCGCATCGAGCACGCTGCGACCGAGGCCTATCACGCCCGCGACGAAATCCCATTGACGCCCGCCGCACTGGCGGCCGTACCGCACGACCAGGCACCATTTTTGCGGCTCAGGCCTCATCCTTCGCTTCGGCTGGTGCGTTCACCGTTTCCGGCGTTTTCGATCTGGCAGATGAATACCGCAGGTGCAACACCCGCACCGGTAGACCTTTCCGAAAGCCAGGACACAATGATTCTGCGCGCCGATGCCGAGGTGGATGTTCGCCATGTATCGCCGGCGAGTTATGCGTTCGTGGCTGCGCTCGGCACCGGGTTGACGCTATCGCGAGCGATGGAACATGCCTTAACTGTGAACGCATCGTTTGATCTTTCCGAGAACCTGCGGGTGCTGATCCAGATAGGTGCCTTTGTCGGCTTCGAGCTTGAGGCGGGGGAGAACGATCATGAGTAA
- a CDS encoding DoxX family protein: protein MSNAQVVKGWSGVSGAVNCALHWVTKVASMAAPLFLRVTLALPFFKSGLTKWDGFLSLSPAASFLFQEEFKLHVFGQVYHLPAPDLLAFATGTAEIILPILLVLGLATRLSALGLLGMTAVIQLIVPDGWANFHLPWAAIAIALIALGPGKLSLDHWVHKFLEHDQTPA, encoded by the coding sequence ATGAGTAACGCTCAAGTAGTGAAAGGCTGGTCCGGCGTATCCGGCGCGGTGAACTGCGCACTGCACTGGGTGACAAAGGTCGCCAGCATGGCTGCGCCACTCTTTCTCCGCGTGACGCTGGCGTTGCCCTTCTTCAAGTCGGGCCTCACTAAATGGGACGGCTTTCTGTCGCTGTCCCCGGCCGCGAGCTTCCTGTTCCAAGAGGAGTTCAAGCTGCACGTCTTCGGGCAGGTCTATCACTTGCCCGCCCCGGATTTACTCGCATTCGCGACGGGCACTGCCGAAATCATCCTTCCGATCCTCTTGGTTCTCGGTCTTGCTACGCGTCTGAGCGCTCTGGGCCTGCTCGGCATGACGGCGGTGATTCAACTCATTGTCCCGGACGGGTGGGCGAACTTTCATCTGCCGTGGGCGGCCATCGCGATTGCCTTGATCGCCTTGGGACCAGGCAAGCTTTCCCTCGACCATTGGGTTCACAAGTTTCTTGAACACGACCAGACCCCGGCTTGA
- a CDS encoding serine hydrolase: protein MISPLRRRILQAALAGSLSVPLIGCESSDDSGGGDYASTIADAREAILQAMADSDTSSISVALVDGHHVVWREAFGVIDRVNNLPASTDTLYNIGSVSKVFVATAIMILVDRGLLELDASVTAYIRDFRMLSPAYAKITVRMLLSHSSGFPGSNYQNIFAFRPLSGYARDTQTLLAGMHLKHEPGELAVYCNDGFTMAERVVEEVSGKAYARFVTDEILFPLKMSRSRYSLEYYPADSFSPPYLDGRKQGQEFVCAYGTGGLSSTPAEMMRFAMMFINDGELDGQRILSRASIKQMGSDQTVGLALNPAPVWKWGLGWDCVEQPGLLEAGFTCWQKNGGTAFYGSEFFVLPKEALAIMITGASLSYGAGKLAERILLHALRDKHSISALPVLLPLVPPPAVLASDVKLRALEGYYASVEGVTKIVQDDARTLSLFAWHDGQWNAVASGLQLRSDGWFSADNSPRSYRLDNIGPYGYITARTPSGYGHYITSIPYAQSVRQASPISPAWQSRLGRSWLLVNEDESSVMLALESPLLTLRDIPELPGYVQIEGQQLLLPADDMRTRQFLKIPVNFGRDLNELIVQREADDEWLWFGGHCYRPVSSIPSVGVGTHVVQVDANGNAQCLHLIGAGSMKVVNSRAWRLYDAQWNSINAGEGNDNAVLSSDESFYLMIFGEPSSQAAVSLI from the coding sequence ATGATTTCGCCCTTGCGCCGCCGGATATTGCAGGCTGCGCTGGCGGGCTCATTGAGCGTTCCCCTGATCGGCTGTGAGAGCTCCGACGATTCCGGTGGTGGGGATTATGCATCTACTATTGCGGATGCCCGCGAAGCAATCCTTCAGGCAATGGCCGATTCCGATACATCTTCCATCTCGGTGGCGTTGGTCGATGGGCATCACGTTGTCTGGCGGGAAGCATTTGGGGTAATTGATCGCGTCAACAACTTGCCGGCCAGTACCGACACACTTTATAACATCGGTTCTGTCAGCAAGGTGTTTGTGGCGACCGCCATTATGATTTTGGTTGATCGTGGATTGCTTGAGCTTGATGCCTCCGTGACGGCCTATATACGCGACTTCCGTATGTTATCGCCCGCCTATGCAAAGATAACGGTACGCATGTTGCTTAGTCATTCATCAGGGTTTCCAGGATCAAACTATCAGAATATCTTTGCGTTTCGGCCTTTGTCGGGATACGCTCGCGACACACAAACCTTGCTGGCTGGAATGCATCTGAAACATGAGCCGGGTGAATTGGCTGTGTATTGCAACGACGGATTTACCATGGCCGAACGCGTGGTAGAGGAAGTGAGTGGTAAAGCCTATGCAAGATTCGTCACCGATGAAATCTTGTTTCCATTGAAGATGTCTCGTAGTCGTTATTCGCTTGAGTATTATCCGGCAGATAGTTTCTCCCCCCCCTATTTAGACGGCAGAAAGCAGGGTCAGGAGTTCGTGTGCGCTTATGGCACGGGTGGACTAAGCAGTACGCCAGCGGAGATGATGCGATTTGCGATGATGTTCATCAATGACGGTGAGCTGGACGGGCAACGCATTCTTTCGCGGGCTTCCATTAAGCAAATGGGAAGTGACCAAACGGTCGGCCTGGCTCTCAATCCTGCACCTGTCTGGAAATGGGGGCTGGGCTGGGATTGTGTCGAGCAGCCGGGGCTGCTTGAAGCAGGGTTTACTTGCTGGCAAAAGAATGGTGGCACTGCCTTTTACGGCAGCGAGTTCTTCGTACTACCCAAAGAGGCATTGGCGATAATGATTACCGGCGCCTCGTTGAGCTATGGGGCAGGCAAGCTAGCCGAACGTATATTGCTGCATGCTTTGCGTGATAAGCATAGTATTTCGGCACTGCCTGTTCTCTTGCCATTGGTCCCACCTCCGGCAGTGCTCGCGAGCGATGTCAAACTGCGTGCGTTGGAAGGCTATTATGCCAGCGTCGAAGGCGTTACGAAAATTGTGCAAGACGATGCTCGCACGTTGTCGCTATTTGCCTGGCACGACGGCCAGTGGAACGCGGTGGCAAGCGGCTTGCAGTTGCGTAGTGATGGCTGGTTTTCAGCTGATAACTCACCTCGTTCTTATCGCCTGGACAACATCGGCCCTTATGGCTATATAACCGCACGCACGCCAAGCGGCTACGGGCATTATATAACTTCAATTCCTTATGCTCAGAGTGTACGCCAAGCGTCGCCGATTTCTCCGGCCTGGCAGTCTCGTCTGGGGCGTAGTTGGCTGCTAGTCAATGAAGACGAGTCTTCGGTAATGCTGGCTCTTGAAAGCCCGTTGCTTACGCTGCGGGATATTCCCGAATTGCCCGGATATGTTCAGATCGAAGGACAACAGTTGCTCTTGCCCGCCGACGACATGCGCACCCGCCAATTTCTGAAAATTCCGGTCAATTTTGGGCGCGATCTCAACGAGTTGATCGTCCAGCGCGAGGCTGATGATGAGTGGTTATGGTTTGGTGGCCATTGCTATCGACCCGTTAGCTCGATTCCTTCCGTCGGTGTTGGCACACACGTTGTACAGGTAGACGCAAACGGAAATGCTCAATGCCTGCATTTGATCGGTGCGGGCTCAATGAAAGTTGTCAATTCAAGGGCGTGGCGCTTATATGACGCGCAATGGAATTCAATCAATGCAGGAGAGGGCAACGATAATGCCGTTTTGTCATCTGACGAATCCTTTTATCTGATGATCTTTGGTGAACCTAGTAGCCAGGCTGCGGTGAGCCTAATATAG
- a CDS encoding carbonic anhydrase, with protein MMGALSLLGMSAAVGVAHAKSPPKPDNALSPDQAVKRLMEGNERYASGKTQSRNFASTRAALAGGQNPYASILSCADSRVSPELCFDEERGDLFVTRVAGNYVTSDILASLEYGAAVLSAPLIMVLGHTSCGAVSATVSALEKQAEFPGHIQSIVTALMPAVRAAAAEPHEGTLLYAATVKNIKHNVKQLQEATPILSRMVQDGKIKVVGGLYHLDTGRVELVA; from the coding sequence ATGATGGGCGCCCTTTCATTGCTTGGCATGTCTGCGGCGGTTGGGGTAGCACACGCAAAGTCACCACCCAAACCGGATAACGCTCTTTCACCCGATCAGGCGGTTAAGCGCCTGATGGAAGGAAATGAGCGGTATGCCTCGGGTAAGACCCAGAGTCGAAACTTTGCCTCGACACGGGCAGCGTTGGCCGGTGGGCAAAATCCTTATGCGTCTATTTTGAGTTGTGCTGATTCGCGCGTTAGCCCCGAATTATGTTTTGACGAAGAAAGGGGAGACCTGTTCGTGACGCGCGTGGCAGGCAATTATGTCACTAGCGATATCCTGGCAAGTCTAGAATATGGCGCTGCAGTTCTGAGCGCGCCGCTTATCATGGTGCTTGGACATACCAGTTGCGGTGCAGTGAGTGCGACGGTCAGTGCATTGGAAAAGCAGGCCGAATTTCCCGGCCATATACAAAGCATCGTCACGGCCCTGATGCCCGCTGTACGCGCCGCTGCCGCAGAACCCCATGAAGGTACATTGCTTTATGCGGCGACAGTTAAAAATATCAAGCACAACGTAAAGCAACTGCAAGAAGCAACGCCAATATTGAGCAGAATGGTTCAAGACGGCAAGATCAAGGTCGTCGGAGGCCTTTACCACCTGGACACAGGCCGGGTGGAGCTCGTCGCATAA
- a CDS encoding helix-turn-helix domain-containing protein, producing the protein MMVAWHQTLQDPYEQAKFQNWLPIEINQISAGHYSGYIRMLEHDEVSVCWESQSRTIHKRSVIDQDSCTVSFFRNQQFANGFSEYAPAEGSLFILPAGAELDIRVAANVETVYFRFNQSVLLHKARAMDPSRWEAPPTCLLCLDLGNLESLDRFAGNLFHLAQVNNQSASDGNNEALSNIITEHILMALNSSRLISTEKNNILTARRRAKYTVNRVVDYIKAQLEQHVCPSISTICTDLQLSERTLQYSFGALLDVSPYTYLRYMRLNGVRAALMQPDNDNITITRVASHWHFLHMGRFSKDYQRMFGELPSTTLRQARHA; encoded by the coding sequence ATGATGGTTGCCTGGCATCAGACGCTACAGGACCCGTATGAGCAAGCCAAGTTTCAAAATTGGCTGCCAATCGAAATAAATCAAATATCAGCTGGACATTACTCTGGTTATATACGGATGCTTGAGCACGACGAGGTGAGTGTGTGTTGGGAGAGCCAGAGTCGTACCATCCATAAGCGCAGTGTTATTGATCAGGACTCGTGTACTGTCTCCTTCTTTCGGAACCAACAATTTGCGAATGGATTTTCCGAGTATGCGCCTGCCGAGGGCTCGTTGTTTATTTTGCCCGCTGGCGCCGAACTTGATATTCGTGTGGCAGCCAACGTCGAAACGGTCTATTTCCGTTTTAATCAATCCGTACTTTTGCATAAGGCTAGGGCGATGGATCCGTCCCGCTGGGAGGCTCCACCAACCTGCCTTTTATGCCTTGATCTAGGCAACCTGGAATCGTTGGATAGGTTTGCGGGAAATCTTTTTCACCTGGCGCAAGTCAATAATCAGTCAGCTTCAGACGGGAATAACGAGGCGTTGAGCAACATTATTACTGAGCATATACTGATGGCGTTAAATTCCAGCCGGCTCATTAGCACCGAAAAAAACAACATATTGACTGCGCGCCGTCGCGCCAAATATACAGTGAATCGCGTCGTAGATTACATAAAAGCGCAGCTTGAGCAACATGTTTGCCCCAGTATCAGTACTATTTGCACAGACCTGCAGTTATCAGAACGTACATTGCAATACAGCTTTGGCGCACTACTGGATGTCTCGCCATATACCTACCTGCGCTACATGAGGCTCAACGGCGTTAGAGCGGCGCTGATGCAACCCGATAATGACAATATCACCATTACTCGAGTAGCCAGCCATTGGCATTTTTTACACATGGGGCGGTTTTCCAAAGACTATCAACGGATGTTCGGCGAGCTTCCCTCAACAACGCTTCGCCAAGCACGACACGCATGA
- a CDS encoding TrkH family potassium uptake protein, whose product MLFLVGLVLLATAAMMLVPMAVDIYYGSEDWRAFALSLGLTVLIGGVLVHYSRRPLKVGLTIRQAFMLTPLSWLSVAVVSALPFFFSSFGSVSGHASNAFFEAVSGITTTGATVISGLDDAPPGMLLWRAILQWMGGIGIIATAIAILPALGIGGMQLFRTESSDRSEKAMPRVRQLATVIGLVYLGLTVLAAIVYWLAGMRLFDAAAHALTSIATGGYSTSDGSFGMWEENGIQWFATAFMLSGSIPFVVYVRFFAGESKALWDRQIKTMLAFISMVVLVLGLWLIFSERYGIEAAFRHAAFNVVSVVTTTGFATTDYSLWGNAVVGLFFGLTFVGGCTGSTSGGIKIFRFEVLAVMMKAHVMRLLYPNGVFSRTYGERVLDDEVIGSVAAFLTVFFLFYFVATISLMTFGLDFLTSASGAATALANVGPGLGDIIGPAGNFSTLPDGAKWILSISMLLGRLELFTVLILFVPRFWRG is encoded by the coding sequence GTGCTTTTTCTGGTCGGCCTGGTGTTGCTGGCCACGGCCGCGATGATGCTGGTTCCTATGGCTGTCGATATTTATTATGGAAGTGAAGACTGGCGGGCTTTCGCCTTATCGTTGGGCTTGACTGTATTGATTGGCGGCGTCCTTGTGCACTACAGTCGACGGCCCTTGAAGGTCGGGCTTACCATTCGCCAAGCATTTATGCTGACTCCTTTAAGCTGGCTCAGTGTGGCTGTAGTTAGCGCACTGCCTTTTTTCTTTTCGAGTTTCGGCAGTGTCAGCGGCCATGCGTCCAATGCGTTCTTCGAAGCAGTGTCGGGTATCACCACAACCGGAGCTACGGTCATTTCCGGCCTAGATGATGCGCCGCCAGGAATGCTTTTATGGCGAGCCATTCTGCAATGGATGGGTGGCATCGGTATTATTGCGACCGCCATCGCGATTCTTCCCGCATTGGGAATCGGCGGAATGCAATTGTTTCGCACTGAGTCATCGGATCGATCCGAGAAAGCGATGCCGCGAGTGCGCCAGCTCGCAACGGTTATTGGTTTGGTTTACCTTGGATTGACAGTGCTTGCGGCGATAGTTTATTGGCTCGCAGGCATGCGCCTATTTGACGCGGCTGCACATGCTTTAACCTCCATAGCCACTGGAGGCTATTCCACCTCAGACGGTTCGTTCGGGATGTGGGAGGAAAATGGCATTCAATGGTTTGCAACGGCCTTCATGCTGTCGGGAAGCATCCCATTCGTAGTGTACGTCCGTTTTTTTGCAGGAGAGAGCAAGGCGCTCTGGGACCGGCAGATCAAGACCATGCTGGCCTTCATAAGTATGGTGGTTTTGGTACTGGGTCTATGGCTGATATTCTCGGAGCGGTACGGTATTGAGGCGGCCTTTCGGCACGCTGCGTTCAATGTGGTTTCGGTGGTTACCACGACGGGCTTTGCGACCACCGATTATTCGCTGTGGGGTAACGCAGTAGTAGGGCTTTTCTTCGGCCTTACTTTTGTGGGTGGCTGCACGGGCTCAACGTCGGGGGGGATCAAGATATTCCGGTTCGAAGTTCTGGCGGTGATGATGAAAGCACACGTCATGCGCTTGCTCTATCCGAATGGCGTGTTCTCGCGAACATATGGAGAGCGCGTACTAGACGATGAAGTGATTGGTTCCGTAGCGGCGTTTCTAACGGTTTTCTTCTTGTTTTACTTCGTAGCTACTATCTCCCTTATGACTTTTGGGCTTGATTTCCTAACAAGTGCTTCCGGCGCAGCAACAGCCTTGGCTAATGTCGGGCCGGGATTGGGCGATATTATCGGGCCGGCGGGAAACTTTTCTACTCTGCCTGATGGGGCCAAGTGGATTTTGTCCATCAGTATGCTGCTGGGTCGCCTTGAGCTGTTTACCGTGCTGATTCTGTTCGTACCGCGATTCTGGCGCGGTTAG
- the trkA gene encoding Trk system potassium transporter TrkA, giving the protein MRVIVCGAGQVGTTIARHLASEGISVTIIDINPQLVRQIDESYDVRGVVGHASYPATLKKADARDADMLIAVTRSDEVNMVACQMAYSLFGIKTRVARLRHSGYLAQDSSGLYTAEHLPVDIIISPEIEIAEGIAWRLRTPGAFDMVPMAGGLVELLGIHVESVSSAVAGERVGDISKSAQLEGVSIVACVRKGRSFVPDEHDRIEVGDDVYVTVRAENAKDVMAAFGHREREAKNLVIVGGGNVGLHLVRKIRQASPKVNIKIIEYDLERARYISDELGAGVIVLHGDALDQAILEEAQTGLAETIVAVTNDDETNIFASVLAKQVGCKRAITLVNKRNYEALTPALGIDAVVSPSAVTISTVLRHVRRGTIAALHTLREDFGEVIEAEVTEESRLARRPLNELGLPQGMRIGAVVRDGEVFIPQPDTQLRAGDHIVALVTYSYLRLVEALLGARRERIGCLAP; this is encoded by the coding sequence ATGAGAGTTATTGTTTGCGGTGCCGGCCAAGTGGGAACCACCATTGCTAGGCATTTGGCTTCAGAAGGCATCAGCGTAACAATTATCGATATAAACCCGCAGCTTGTTCGTCAGATTGACGAAAGTTACGACGTGCGGGGTGTAGTGGGCCATGCTTCCTATCCCGCCACATTGAAGAAAGCCGATGCTCGGGATGCCGACATGCTGATCGCAGTCACCCGATCAGACGAGGTGAATATGGTGGCGTGTCAGATGGCCTATTCCTTGTTCGGCATTAAAACGCGTGTCGCCAGGCTGCGTCATTCTGGCTATCTGGCACAGGACAGTTCCGGGCTGTATACCGCTGAACATCTGCCCGTCGACATTATTATTTCCCCCGAAATAGAGATTGCGGAAGGGATAGCCTGGCGCTTGCGTACCCCTGGCGCCTTCGACATGGTCCCGATGGCGGGCGGGCTCGTGGAATTGCTTGGCATACATGTTGAGTCGGTGAGTAGCGCAGTGGCTGGCGAACGGGTAGGTGATATCTCAAAGAGCGCTCAGCTTGAAGGGGTGTCCATCGTCGCGTGCGTTCGCAAGGGGCGTAGCTTCGTGCCGGACGAGCATGACCGCATCGAGGTGGGTGATGATGTTTATGTAACAGTTAGGGCCGAAAATGCCAAAGACGTCATGGCAGCATTCGGTCATCGAGAACGAGAAGCCAAGAATCTCGTTATCGTGGGAGGAGGCAATGTAGGCCTGCATCTGGTTCGAAAGATTCGACAAGCTTCGCCAAAAGTGAATATCAAGATTATCGAATACGATCTTGAGCGTGCCAGGTATATCTCGGACGAGTTGGGGGCGGGCGTTATTGTTTTGCACGGCGATGCTCTGGATCAAGCGATTCTAGAAGAGGCACAGACCGGTCTTGCCGAAACCATCGTCGCGGTGACCAACGATGATGAAACGAACATCTTTGCTTCGGTCTTGGCGAAGCAGGTCGGGTGCAAACGGGCAATCACCCTTGTAAACAAGCGCAACTACGAGGCGCTGACCCCTGCATTGGGTATTGATGCTGTAGTCAGTCCGAGCGCGGTAACCATCTCGACTGTCTTGCGACACGTCCGCCGCGGGACGATAGCCGCACTTCATACCCTGCGTGAAGATTTCGGCGAGGTGATCGAAGCTGAGGTCACCGAGGAGTCGAGACTAGCTCGTCGTCCTCTCAACGAGCTGGGGCTGCCGCAGGGAATGAGAATCGGCGCGGTGGTGCGAGATGGTGAAGTGTTTATTCCACAGCCCGATACCCAACTGAGGGCCGGCGACCATATCGTGGCACTGGTTACCTACAGCTATCTGCGACTCGTGGAAGCGCTGCTCGGCGCACGGAGAGAACGTATTGGCTGTCTGGCGCCATAG
- a CDS encoding rhodanese-like domain-containing protein has product MQSILQLIEEHGLAVVFLNVLIEQAGAPIPAYPILVITGALLDSSPYSAFALLGVAVLAALLADYGWYLAGRRYGRRMLSMLCRISLSPDSCVKQTESIYLRWGPPSLMVAKFIPGFASIASVLAGAVGTRKRSFLLFDIIGATLWAGSAIYLGALFSTAVDELLDVLVNLGLLGVLLLGIALSLFVANKWWQRKRFIKSLRMERITVEELHGMVRSGNHPIIVDVRSPLAQAQGRIPGALPFTAGDIAMNTQQANEVIVYCDCPNEASAAIVSKQLMQKGYGRVRPLSGGIEAWKNAGYTIEIETAMFTEKLSTP; this is encoded by the coding sequence ATGCAATCCATACTGCAACTCATCGAGGAACACGGCCTTGCCGTCGTGTTCCTTAATGTCCTTATCGAGCAGGCGGGCGCACCCATACCGGCCTACCCTATTCTGGTCATCACGGGCGCGCTGCTGGATTCCAGCCCTTATTCCGCATTCGCTCTATTGGGTGTTGCCGTACTGGCCGCACTGCTTGCGGACTACGGATGGTATCTGGCGGGCCGGCGCTATGGACGCAGAATGCTTTCGATGCTTTGCCGCATATCCCTGTCACCTGATTCTTGCGTCAAGCAAACGGAATCCATTTACTTGCGCTGGGGGCCGCCCTCCTTGATGGTGGCCAAGTTCATCCCTGGGTTTGCTTCCATCGCCAGCGTGCTGGCAGGCGCTGTTGGTACCCGAAAAAGGAGTTTTTTGCTGTTTGACATCATAGGCGCGACACTGTGGGCCGGGTCCGCCATCTATCTGGGGGCCTTGTTCAGCACGGCGGTCGACGAACTGCTTGATGTACTGGTCAATCTGGGGCTGTTGGGTGTGCTGTTGTTGGGCATCGCGCTCTCGTTGTTCGTTGCGAACAAATGGTGGCAGCGCAAACGCTTTATCAAGTCATTGCGCATGGAGCGCATCACCGTCGAAGAGCTGCACGGAATGGTGCGATCAGGAAACCATCCCATTATCGTGGATGTTCGATCGCCGCTTGCGCAAGCGCAGGGGCGGATTCCGGGCGCACTCCCATTTACAGCCGGCGATATCGCAATGAACACGCAGCAGGCCAATGAAGTGATTGTGTACTGCGATTGTCCAAACGAAGCTTCAGCCGCGATTGTGTCAAAACAATTGATGCAAAAGGGCTATGGCAGGGTTCGACCCTTGTCGGGTGGCATTGAAGCCTGGAAAAATGCCGGATACACGATCGAAATCGAAACAGCTATGTTTACTGAGAAGCTTTCCACACCTTAG
- a CDS encoding calcium:proton antiporter, giving the protein MADLYILVRALTQHLPGSQQLIPPITWLRLLGSWLVVGFFMVFGASWLAEPMSIATAIIVFIVLFMTILAGSFGVVREADHLAHQLGEPYGTLILTLSIVTIEVILIASVLLGPGEFPTIGRDSIFAVMMIILNLVMGICLIAGSTRHGDQEFNAQGAIAYLSMIVLLTGLALVLPNYTSIAGEFSKTQAIGISVLTALLYGIFLWMQMRSHRRYFVQPPQGLMTIKAATNAQQAEQDAGSSASGSHTTHALVIRSCVLLALILPIVLLAHYLAIVTDFGIAASGAPVAVGGVLIAIIVFTPESITAVKAAMNDEMQRAINLCLGAFVSTVGLTVPAVLIIGLITGKQVIMGIADAEIVLFIITAALSMLTFNGQRTSPIQGVMHLTVFAVFGLLLFYP; this is encoded by the coding sequence ATGGCCGACCTTTATATTCTCGTCCGTGCGCTTACGCAGCATCTTCCTGGATCGCAGCAACTCATACCCCCAATAACCTGGCTCAGGCTGCTGGGCTCTTGGCTGGTCGTAGGGTTTTTCATGGTTTTTGGCGCAAGCTGGCTTGCCGAGCCAATGAGTATAGCGACGGCAATCATCGTCTTCATCGTGCTCTTCATGACCATTTTAGCGGGTTCATTTGGCGTCGTGCGTGAAGCCGATCATCTGGCACATCAACTGGGCGAACCCTACGGAACGCTGATTCTTACGCTGTCTATCGTCACGATCGAAGTGATCCTGATCGCATCCGTGTTGCTTGGCCCCGGAGAGTTTCCGACCATCGGGCGGGATTCCATTTTCGCCGTAATGATGATCATTTTGAATCTGGTCATGGGCATCTGCCTGATTGCGGGCTCGACGCGCCATGGCGATCAGGAATTCAATGCCCAAGGTGCGATCGCCTACCTCTCAATGATCGTCCTTCTGACTGGCCTAGCGCTGGTGCTGCCCAATTACACCAGCATCGCAGGAGAGTTCTCCAAAACGCAGGCAATTGGCATCTCGGTACTGACCGCGCTGTTGTACGGCATTTTTCTGTGGATGCAGATGCGCAGCCATCGGCGGTACTTCGTCCAGCCACCGCAAGGATTAATGACGATCAAGGCTGCCACCAATGCTCAGCAGGCGGAGCAAGATGCCGGCAGTTCCGCATCCGGCTCACACACTACCCACGCACTCGTGATCCGTTCCTGCGTTCTGCTGGCCCTGATTCTTCCGATCGTTCTGCTTGCCCACTATCTCGCTATTGTTACGGACTTTGGCATTGCTGCATCTGGCGCGCCTGTCGCCGTAGGCGGGGTTCTTATCGCCATCATCGTCTTTACGCCAGAGTCGATCACGGCGGTCAAAGCGGCCATGAACGACGAGATGCAGCGGGCCATCAATCTGTGTCTGGGCGCCTTTGTATCTACCGTCGGATTAACCGTTCCAGCGGTTTTAATCATCGGCTTGATCACCGGGAAACAGGTGATCATGGGTATCGCCGATGCAGAGATCGTTCTTTTCATCATTACCGCGGCATTGAGCATGCTGACCTTCAATGGGCAGCGGACGTCACCCATTCAAGGGGTCATGCACCTCACCGTATTTGCCGTTTTTGGCCTGCTACTGTTCTACCCCTGA
- a CDS encoding cupin domain-containing protein: MKGFVQNIEKLTVENNNFRKVLYTGKHMQLVLMTLQAGEEIGAEVHDTHDQFFRVEEGKGRVFIDDNTYEIQDDDAIIVPAGARHNVVNTGSEPLRLYTLYGPPEHREGVLHATKADEKEEHFDGATTE, encoded by the coding sequence GTGAAAGGCTTTGTGCAGAATATCGAAAAACTCACCGTTGAAAATAACAATTTCCGCAAGGTGCTGTATACCGGCAAGCATATGCAATTGGTTTTAATGACCTTGCAGGCTGGCGAAGAAATCGGCGCAGAAGTGCACGATACGCATGATCAATTCTTCCGCGTGGAAGAAGGCAAGGGGCGTGTCTTCATCGATGACAACACCTACGAAATACAGGATGACGACGCCATCATCGTGCCCGCAGGCGCACGGCATAATGTTGTCAACACTGGCAGCGAGCCACTGCGTCTGTATACCTTGTACGGCCCGCCCGAGCACCGTGAAGGCGTGCTGCACGCCACCAAGGCCGACGAAAAAGAAGAGCATTTCGACGGCGCCACAACCGAATAA